One Epidermidibacterium keratini DNA segment encodes these proteins:
- a CDS encoding methyltransferase domain-containing protein, with amino-acid sequence MSTPDWDAVYAAAEDPFEVATSWYERRKMDVVLASLAQERYRLIWDCASGTGHLAARLAGRGPVIASDAAQAAVELTAKQLETTDGQAVRSPLPHVPELAADAELVVVSEVLYYLDRADRRAVADGIDQTTAREVIAVHWRHSPHDAHIAGDVANDEFGAHLHTYGWRTSLTHEDADFVLHGWKRGIGR; translated from the coding sequence GTGAGCACGCCCGACTGGGATGCCGTCTACGCCGCTGCCGAGGACCCGTTCGAGGTCGCGACGAGCTGGTACGAGCGACGCAAGATGGACGTCGTACTCGCCTCGCTCGCCCAAGAGCGATACCGCCTGATCTGGGACTGCGCCAGCGGCACCGGGCACCTTGCTGCGCGCCTCGCCGGCCGCGGGCCGGTCATTGCCTCGGACGCTGCCCAGGCCGCCGTCGAGCTGACAGCGAAACAGCTCGAAACCACCGACGGGCAGGCGGTCCGCTCACCGCTGCCCCACGTCCCCGAACTCGCCGCCGACGCCGAGCTCGTGGTGGTGTCGGAGGTTCTCTACTACCTCGACCGCGCCGACCGGCGCGCCGTCGCAGACGGCATCGACCAGACCACGGCCCGCGAAGTGATCGCCGTCCACTGGCGCCACAGCCCGCACGATGCACACATCGCCGGCGACGTCGCCAACGACGAGTTTGGCGCGCACCTGCACACGTACGGATGGCGCACATCTCTCACCCACGAAGACGCCGACTTCGTACTACACGGCTGGAAACGGGGTATAGGACGGTAG
- a CDS encoding adenylosuccinate synthase, which translates to MPAVVLIGAQWGDEGKGKATDLLGNKAKYVVRYQGGNNAGHTVITPDGEKYALKLIPSGALTPGCIPVIGNGVVVDPQALVSEMDGLEERGVDMGKLKVSADAHLIMPYHIAIDKVSERYLGKAKIGTTGRGIGPAYQDKIARVGVRVQDLLDPGILAQKVEAAIELKNQVLVKVYNRKALDLQQVIDETLEVGERIKPLITDTRLLLNQAHEAGEWILLEGSQGTMLDIDHGTYPFVTSSSPTAGGAAAGSGLGPGRIDQVVGILKAYTTRVGSGPFPTELFDDFGEYLRKTGGEVGVNTGRDRRTGWFDAVIARYAARVNGITDFFLTKLDVLSSLDTVPICVAYDVDGERHDEMPMTQTGFHHAKPIYEEMPGWFEDIRHCRTFDELPQAAQDYVKRLEELSGARISVIGVGPGREENVVIHDLI; encoded by the coding sequence ATGCCCGCAGTAGTGCTCATCGGCGCCCAGTGGGGTGACGAGGGTAAGGGCAAGGCGACCGATCTCCTGGGCAACAAGGCGAAGTACGTCGTTCGCTACCAGGGCGGCAACAACGCAGGCCACACCGTGATCACGCCCGACGGCGAGAAGTACGCGCTCAAGCTGATCCCCTCGGGAGCGCTGACCCCGGGCTGCATCCCGGTCATCGGCAACGGCGTCGTCGTTGACCCGCAGGCGCTCGTCAGCGAGATGGACGGCCTCGAAGAGCGAGGCGTCGACATGGGCAAACTCAAGGTCTCCGCCGACGCGCACCTGATCATGCCCTACCACATCGCGATCGATAAGGTCTCCGAGCGCTACCTCGGCAAGGCCAAAATCGGTACGACGGGACGCGGCATCGGTCCGGCGTACCAGGACAAGATCGCGCGGGTCGGCGTACGCGTGCAGGATCTGCTCGACCCGGGCATCCTCGCCCAGAAGGTCGAAGCGGCGATCGAGCTCAAGAACCAGGTCTTGGTCAAGGTCTACAACCGCAAGGCGCTCGACCTGCAGCAGGTCATCGACGAGACCCTCGAGGTCGGCGAACGCATCAAGCCGCTCATCACCGACACGCGGCTGCTGCTCAACCAGGCGCACGAGGCCGGTGAGTGGATCCTGCTCGAGGGCTCGCAGGGCACGATGCTCGACATCGACCACGGCACCTACCCGTTCGTGACGTCCTCGTCGCCGACCGCCGGCGGCGCGGCCGCGGGCAGCGGGCTCGGCCCGGGCCGCATCGACCAGGTCGTCGGCATCCTCAAGGCCTACACGACCCGCGTCGGGTCCGGTCCGTTCCCGACCGAGCTCTTCGACGACTTCGGTGAGTACCTACGCAAGACCGGCGGCGAGGTCGGCGTCAACACCGGCCGAGATCGGCGTACTGGCTGGTTTGACGCGGTCATCGCGCGGTACGCCGCCCGCGTCAACGGCATCACCGACTTCTTCCTGACCAAGCTCGACGTACTCTCCTCGCTCGACACCGTCCCGATCTGCGTGGCGTACGACGTCGACGGTGAGCGGCACGACGAGATGCCGATGACGCAGACCGGCTTCCATCACGCCAAGCCGATCTACGAGGAGATGCCCGGCTGGTTCGAGGACATCCGTCACTGCCGGACGTTTGACGAGCTGCCGCAGGCCGCGCAGGACTACGTCAAGCGGCTCGAAGAGCTCTCCGGCGCGCGGATCTCGGTGATCGGTGTCGGGCCCGGCCGCGAAGAGAACGTCGTCATCCACGACCTGATCTAG
- a CDS encoding IclR family transcriptional regulator domain-containing protein: MSEGHPKDFVQSLAKGLEVIGSFNAEHPHQTLSDVARNTGMTRASARRFLHTLTTLGYVEQDGTKFSLRPTVLKIGRAYLSMLTLPDVAEPHMRALSATVGEPVSLTVLDGVESVVVVQSQPGRNAENFLNVGERVAALATASGRCLLAQLPEEQVEELTRGQTVPALTATTQRDLAVVREEIREARRAGYAVIDQEFRPHVRSIAMPVYAGVNKTPAVLVVSARSRRVTSEELVSEILPKLQLTAHAIEADYTRLMARRARGVEEGIEL, encoded by the coding sequence TTGAGCGAAGGGCATCCGAAGGATTTCGTGCAGTCCCTCGCGAAGGGGCTAGAAGTCATCGGGTCGTTCAACGCCGAGCACCCGCACCAGACCCTTAGCGACGTCGCCCGCAACACCGGCATGACCCGCGCTTCTGCGCGTCGCTTCCTGCACACGCTGACGACGCTGGGGTACGTCGAGCAGGACGGCACGAAGTTCTCGCTGCGCCCGACGGTGCTGAAGATCGGCCGGGCCTACCTGTCGATGTTGACGTTGCCGGACGTCGCCGAACCGCATATGCGGGCGCTGTCCGCGACCGTCGGCGAGCCGGTGTCGCTGACCGTGCTCGACGGGGTGGAGTCGGTCGTGGTCGTGCAGTCCCAGCCCGGCCGCAACGCCGAGAACTTCCTCAACGTCGGCGAGCGGGTCGCGGCCCTCGCGACGGCGTCCGGACGCTGCTTGCTCGCGCAGCTGCCTGAGGAGCAGGTCGAGGAGCTGACTCGCGGTCAGACCGTCCCGGCGCTCACCGCGACGACGCAGCGCGACCTCGCCGTCGTACGCGAGGAGATCCGGGAGGCGCGGCGAGCCGGATATGCGGTGATCGACCAGGAGTTCCGCCCGCACGTGCGCTCCATCGCGATGCCGGTGTACGCCGGCGTCAACAAGACGCCCGCCGTACTCGTCGTCTCCGCCCGCTCGCGCCGGGTCACCTCAGAGGAGCTGGTGAGCGAGATCCTGCCGAAGCTGCAATTAACCGCGCACGCGATCGAGGCCGACTACACGCGCTTGATGGCGCGCCGTGCCCGTGGCGTCGAGGAAGGCATCGAGCTCTAA
- the purD gene encoding phosphoribosylamine--glycine ligase, translating to MKTLVIGSGAREHALVQALLRDESVTEVVCAPGNAGIADDVPVLPVDVADPEAIAELAAAQRADFVVIGPEVPLVAGAADALAARGITAFGPTAAAAQLEGSKSFAKDVMAAAGVPTAASRTCTDLPAAEAALDEFGPTYVVKDDGLAAGKGVVVTDSRDEALAHARACFEAGGQVVVEEFLDGPEVSLFCITDGQYVVPLQPAQDFKRVGDGDTGPNTGGMGAYTPLPWAPAELVDDVLRDVAQPTIKEMARRGTPFAGVLYVGLALTSRGLRVVEFNARFGDPETQSVLAMLQTPLGALLHAAATGRLAEQPPLQWRDGASVTVVLAASGYPASPRTGDPIVVRGEPVPDVAILHAGTRRDGARVVSAGGRVLSVVAVADDLLRARAAAYAQIARIELAGSHYRRDIAQRAIG from the coding sequence GTGAAGACTCTGGTGATCGGGTCCGGTGCCCGCGAACATGCCCTCGTGCAGGCGTTACTGCGCGACGAATCGGTAACTGAGGTGGTGTGCGCGCCCGGAAACGCGGGAATCGCCGACGATGTGCCGGTGCTCCCGGTCGATGTCGCCGACCCGGAGGCAATCGCTGAGCTCGCCGCCGCTCAGCGGGCCGACTTCGTAGTGATCGGCCCCGAGGTGCCGCTGGTCGCCGGAGCCGCAGACGCGCTCGCCGCGCGCGGCATCACCGCGTTCGGACCGACGGCCGCGGCGGCGCAGCTCGAGGGTTCGAAGTCGTTTGCCAAGGACGTGATGGCGGCGGCCGGCGTACCCACCGCCGCCTCGCGCACCTGCACCGATCTGCCGGCTGCCGAGGCAGCTCTCGATGAGTTCGGCCCGACGTACGTCGTGAAGGACGACGGGCTCGCTGCGGGCAAAGGCGTCGTCGTCACCGACTCGCGCGACGAGGCGCTGGCACACGCGCGCGCCTGCTTCGAGGCCGGCGGGCAGGTCGTCGTCGAGGAGTTCCTCGACGGCCCGGAGGTGTCGCTGTTTTGCATCACCGACGGGCAGTACGTCGTCCCGTTGCAGCCGGCCCAGGACTTCAAGCGCGTCGGGGACGGCGATACCGGGCCCAACACCGGCGGCATGGGTGCCTACACGCCGCTGCCGTGGGCGCCGGCCGAGCTTGTCGATGACGTCCTGCGCGACGTCGCGCAGCCGACGATCAAGGAGATGGCGAGGCGCGGTACGCCGTTCGCCGGGGTGCTCTACGTCGGACTCGCGCTGACCAGCCGCGGGCTGCGGGTGGTGGAGTTCAACGCGCGGTTTGGCGATCCGGAGACGCAGTCGGTGCTGGCGATGCTGCAGACCCCGCTGGGGGCGTTGTTGCACGCCGCCGCGACCGGGCGTCTGGCCGAGCAGCCGCCGCTGCAGTGGCGAGACGGCGCGAGTGTGACCGTCGTACTCGCCGCTTCGGGCTATCCGGCGAGCCCGCGCACCGGCGACCCGATTGTGGTGCGGGGCGAGCCGGTGCCGGACGTCGCGATCCTGCACGCGGGAACCCGCCGGGACGGCGCGCGGGTCGTGTCGGCCGGCGGCCGGGTGCTGTCGGTGGTCGCGGTCGCTGATGACCTGCTGCGGGCGCGGGCGGCGGCGTACGCCCAGATCGCCCGGATCGAGCTGGCCGGCAGCCACTACCGCCGCGACATCGCGCAGCGCGCCATCGGCTGA
- the pcaD gene encoding 3-oxoadipate enol-lactonase has protein sequence MSASSPVLAYSIDGPQDAPPVVMGSSLGTTREMWAPNLAALSEFRVIRFDHLGHGESEVPDGPYSMEQLGGGVLQLLDSLGIDKAAYVGLSLGGAVGQWLGINAPERISSLALLCTAAQFPTPESWLERAELVRAEGTGAFAETAMGRWFTDEFREQHPEQIQQWMAMVNGVPDEGYAGCCEALATYDVRQQLGTITAPTLTIAGAQDPSTGPDDLRFIADRIPGARWEVVDQAAHLANVEQADAVDRLLVEHLRDGGR, from the coding sequence ATGAGCGCGAGCAGTCCCGTCCTGGCCTACTCGATCGATGGGCCCCAGGACGCGCCCCCGGTCGTGATGGGCAGCTCGCTGGGCACGACCCGCGAGATGTGGGCGCCCAACCTCGCCGCGCTGAGCGAGTTCCGGGTCATCCGCTTCGACCACCTGGGGCACGGGGAGTCCGAGGTGCCGGACGGGCCGTACTCGATGGAGCAGCTGGGCGGCGGCGTACTGCAGCTGCTCGACTCGCTCGGGATCGACAAGGCGGCGTACGTCGGGCTGTCGCTTGGCGGTGCGGTCGGACAGTGGCTGGGGATCAACGCACCCGAGCGGATCAGCTCGTTGGCGCTGTTGTGTACGGCGGCGCAGTTCCCGACGCCGGAGTCGTGGCTCGAGCGCGCCGAACTGGTGCGCGCCGAGGGCACCGGCGCGTTTGCCGAGACCGCGATGGGCCGGTGGTTCACCGACGAGTTCCGCGAGCAGCACCCCGAGCAGATCCAGCAATGGATGGCGATGGTGAACGGCGTACCCGACGAGGGGTACGCCGGATGCTGCGAGGCGTTGGCGACCTACGACGTGCGCCAGCAGCTGGGCACGATCACCGCCCCGACCCTCACGATCGCCGGCGCCCAGGACCCCTCGACTGGGCCCGATGACCTGCGGTTTATCGCCGACCGGATTCCTGGCGCGCGCTGGGAGGTCGTCGATCAGGCGGCCCACCTGGCCAACGTCGAGCAGGCCGACGCGGTCGACCGGCTGCTTGTCGAGCATCTTCGCGACGGTGGCCGTTGA
- a CDS encoding PIG-L deacetylase family protein, with amino-acid sequence MLPISIPAPAPPPVADEQWQQYFDTNLRTCGLPEANRVVVIGAHPDDETIGAGRLLASLDIPAVALTLTAGEHCVECPDLGPAGVASVRLNEWRTALGRLGVRPLKAPTWPDGALADHIDSAAAHIAKLLHPGDLVLAPWRHDPHPDHTAAGLAAADAVEYADAELVEYPVWAPYWRSPQEVEELGWRFDAYPTDDEALARWRQALLAYGSQLLPIKPGWPPVVPRDLFERHPAQLIATRTS; translated from the coding sequence ATGCTTCCCATTTCCATCCCGGCGCCTGCTCCCCCACCCGTGGCGGACGAGCAGTGGCAGCAGTACTTCGATACGAACCTGCGCACGTGCGGGCTTCCTGAAGCGAATCGGGTCGTCGTCATCGGCGCGCATCCCGACGACGAGACGATCGGCGCCGGCCGCCTGCTGGCCTCGCTCGACATTCCCGCGGTGGCGCTCACCCTCACCGCCGGTGAGCACTGCGTCGAGTGCCCCGACCTGGGTCCGGCCGGTGTCGCCTCGGTCCGGCTCAACGAGTGGCGCACCGCGCTCGGACGGCTCGGCGTACGCCCGCTGAAAGCCCCGACGTGGCCCGACGGCGCCCTCGCTGACCACATCGACTCTGCCGCCGCGCACATCGCGAAGCTGCTGCACCCAGGCGACCTCGTCCTCGCGCCGTGGCGGCACGACCCGCATCCCGACCACACCGCCGCCGGACTCGCGGCCGCGGATGCCGTCGAGTACGCCGATGCTGAGCTCGTCGAATACCCGGTGTGGGCGCCGTACTGGCGCAGCCCGCAGGAGGTCGAGGAGCTCGGCTGGCGCTTCGATGCCTACCCCACCGACGACGAGGCGCTCGCGCGCTGGCGCCAGGCGCTGCTGGCCTACGGCAGCCAGCTGCTGCCGATCAAACCCGGCTGGCCGCCGGTCGTCCCACGCGATCTGTTCGAACGGCACCCGGCGCAGCTGATCGCCACGCGTACGTCGTGA